A single genomic interval of Daucus carota subsp. sativus chromosome 1, DH1 v3.0, whole genome shotgun sequence harbors:
- the LOC108205102 gene encoding allantoinase isoform X1, which translates to MELKKWKLLTLLLPLVAYLLLFAIKNFSKQPSVRSCSLLPHDHYWIASKRIVTPQGIISGAVEVNGGLIKSLIKEGDWQGRVHTEQVIDYGEAVIMPGLVDVHAHLDDPGRTEWEGFPSGTRAAAAGGITTLIDMPLNSFPSTVSEETLKLKIEAAEGNIFVDVGFWGGLVPENAFNASALEGLLNAGVLGLKSFMCPSGINDFPMTNSTHIKEGLSVLAKYRRPLLVHAEIEQESEELKNEVDDPRSYSTYLKTRPASWEQAAIRELLTVTKDTRAGGPSEGAHLHIVHLSDSGDSLDLIKEAKRSGDSLTVETCPHYLAFSSEEIPDGDTRFKCSPPIRGAANKEKLWEALMDGYIDMLSSDHSPSVPELKLFDRGDFLRAWGGISSLQFVLPVTWSIGRKHGITLEQIALWWSAKPSKLAGQDLKGAIAIGNHADIVVWQPEMEFELNDDHPIYLKHPSISAYMGSKLFGKVLGTFVRGNLVFAEGKHAPAACGSPILAR; encoded by the exons ATGGAGTTGAAGAAATGGAAGCTTTTGACTCTTTTGCTACCACTTGTTGCATATCTTCTCCTCTTTGCCATCAAGAACTTCTCCaag CAGCCCTCTGTGAGAAGTTGCAGCCTCCTTCCTCATGACCACTACTGGATAGCTAGCAAGCGTATTGTAACGCCACAAGGGATCATTTCTGGCGCAG TTGAGGTGAATGGAGGCCTTATCAAATCGTTGATCAAAGAAGGGGATTGGCAAGGAAGGGTCCATACTGAGCAAGTCATTGATTATGGGGAGGCTGTTATAATGCCTGGTTTGGTTGATGT ACATGCTCACCTCGATGATCCTGGAAGAACAGAGTGGGAAGGGTTTCCTTCAGGGACTAGAGCAGCTGCTGCTG GTGGGATAACAACATTAATAGATATGCCTCTCAACAGTTTCCCGTCTACAGTTTCCGAAGAAACTTTAAAGCTTAAG ATTGAGGCTGCAGAGGGAAATATCTTTGTAGATGTTG GTTTCTGGGGCGGTCTAGTTCCTGAAAATGCTTTCAATGCAAGTGCTCTTGAGGGTCTCCTGAATGCTGGTGTTCTTGGATTGAAG TCTTTCATGTGTCCTTCAGGAATCAACGACTTCCCAATGACCAATTCCACCCACATTAAG gaGGGACTATCAGTACTTGCAAAGTACAGAAGACCTTTACTTGTACATGCAGAGATTGAGCAAGAATCTGAGGAATTGAAAAATGAGGTTGATGATCCTCGATCATATTCTACATATCTTAAGACCAGGCCTGCCTCATG GGAACAGGCAGCTATCAGGGAACTCTTGACAGTGACAAAAGATACGAGGGCTGGTGGCCCTTCAGAAGGAGCTCATCTTCACATTGTACATCTATCTGATTCAGGAGATTCCTTAGATCTTATCAAG GAAGCAAAACGTAGTGGTGATAGTTTAACTGTTGAAACTTGCCCTCATTACTTGGCATTTTCATCCGAAGAGATTCCTGATGGGGATACACGATTCAAATGTTCTCCACCTATTCGCGGTGCAGCAAATAAAGAAAAACTTTGGGAGGCCTTGATG GATGGATATATTGACATGTTAAGCTCTGATCATTCACCTTCTGTACCAGAACTCAAACTCTTTGATAGAGGGGATTTTCTAAGAGCTTGGGGTGGCATATCATCTTTGCAG TTTGTTCTTCCAGTAACATGGTCAATTGGGCGTAAACATGGAATAACTTTGGAACAAATAGCATTGTGGTGGAGTGCTAAGCCCTCGAAACTTGCTGGCCAGGATTTGAAG GGTGCCATTGCAATAGGGAACCATGCAGATATTGTTGTGTGGCAGCCGGAAATGGAATTTGAACTCAATGATGATCATCCTATATACCTTAAGCATCCT AGTATCTCGGCCTACATGGGATCTAAACTCTTCGGAAAAGTGTTGGGAACTTTTGTGAGAGGAAACCTTGTCTTTGCAGAGGGAAAGCATGCTCCTGCTGCCTGTGGTTCTCCAATCCTAGCCAGATAA
- the LOC108204809 gene encoding choline transporter protein 1, with amino-acid sequence MRVPLGPVIGRHPSSTNGNDEQISSDGHGHRGGVIRHNRKCRDIGFLVFFIAFWVAMIVNSSFGFNQGNPLRLSHGLDFKGNVCGDKHAKPNLRGFDLRYWLNPNQVYLSGVKDSLNNLEDAKSICVKNCPVTSEDSLKWVCNYPEGEIHLSMKEWVHRDYDYFDMLTSEMRNSSLQLLGPCYPLLFPSVNVYWSCQYVARVSNASLQHWHQIGGVAIDENMLIDKTIHKSINSRSAVLKRYIADIGRAWGVLIVCGGLIPLFLSVIWLLLIRYFTAAMTWITVCTFNILIISVTIFYYLKAGWIGNDAVSPIIGKHDPYYHLTGREQGDLRFVAVLMTFAVLVSILSTIAIVRRILMATSVLKVASKVIGEVQALIIFPVIPYLLLAVFYMIWFSATLYLFSSGEIEQNSCSSNCCTYDLGSNRVSCDHCCGYSIKYTPHLGLAIAFHLLGCYWATQFLKAFSSTVIAGSVASYYWARGEALQQVLFLPVFSSMKRLLRYNFGSVAIGSLIVSVVGSTRSILKSVRQRLKVADVRPENWFGKVAYYTTQYILASIGWTIRHVNRNAYIMIAITGETFFSASAIATDLIRNNILRIGKVNVIGDVILFLGKLSMSLASALFAFLMLDTHRYKSSHNKVSSPLFPVLVCSALGYVVATLFFAVVEVSIDTIILSYCQDSEEHQGNARYAPPLLLETLDDDNEMQRLTQ; translated from the exons ATGAGGGTTCCATTGGGTCCAGTGATAGGAAGACACCCTTCTTCAACAAATGGGAATGATGAGCAGATTAGCAGTGATGGCCATGGCCATCGTGGTGGTGTTATAAGGCATAATAGAAAATGTAGAGATATTGGGTTTCTTGTGTTCTTTATTGCTTTTTGGGTTGCTATGATTGTTAACTCTAGTTTTGGGTTTAATCAGGGGAACCCATTGAG GCTAAGCCATGGTCTTGACTTCAAGGGGAATGTCTGCGGTGACAAACATGCAAAACCTAATCTTCGAGGATTTGATCTGAGATATTGGCTTAATCCCAATCAGGTGTACCTAAGTGGGGTAAAGGATAGCCTAAATAATTTAGAAGATGCTAAAAGTATTTGTGTGAAAAATTGTCCTGTTACTTCAGAAGATTCACTCAAATGGGTCTGCAACTATCCGGAGGGGGAAATTCACCTGTCAATGAAAGAGTGGGTTCACAGAGATTACGACTATTTTGATATGCTTACATCTGAGATGAGAAACTCATCCCTACAGCTCCTAGGTCCCTGTTACCCTCTCCTTTTTCCAAGTGTAAATG TTTATTGGAGTTGTCAATATGTTGCACGTGTGTCAAATGCGTCTTTGCAGCACTGGCATCAGATTGGAGGCGTGGCTATCGATGAAAATATGTTGATAGATAAAACTATTCACAAGTCCATTAATTCCAGATCAGCTGTCTTAAAG AGATACATAGCTGATATTGGGAGGGCCTGGGGAGTTCTGATTGTTTGCGGAGGACTCATACCATTATTCTTATCTGTGATATGGTTGCTACTGATTCGATATTTTACTGCTGCGATGACGTGGATAACAGTCTGCACCTTTAACATTCTTATAATATCAGTCACCATCTTTTACTACCTAAAAG CTGGATGGATTGGGAATGATGCGGTCTCTCCAATCATCGGTAAACATGATCCTTACTATCATTTAACTGGAAGG GAGCAAGGTGATCTTCGCTTTGTAGCAGTTCTTATGACTTTTGCAGTGTTGGTATCTATCCTCTCAACAATAGCAATTGTTCGCCGAATTCTTATGGCGACATCTGTTCTCAAG GTTGCTTCCAAAGTTATAGGAGAAGTGCAGGCACTTATAATATTTCCTGTCATTCCATATTTATTATTAGCAGTCTTCTACATGATCTGGTTCTCCGCAACTCTCTATCTATTCAGTTCTGGTGAAATCGAACAAAACTCATGCAGCTCAAACTGTTGTACTTATGATCTTGGGTCAAATCGAGTGAGCTGTGACCACTGCTGCGGCTACAGTATCAAATATACTCCTCATCTTGGTCTTGCAATAGCATTTCATCTCCTTGGGTGTTATTGGGCCACTCAGTTTCTGAaagcattttcttcaactgTTATTGCTGGATCTGTTGCTTCTTATTATTGGGCTCGTGGTGAAGCACTT CAACAAGTTCTGTTTCTTCCCGTGTTTTCTTCTATGAAACGGCTTTTGAGATATAACTTTGGATCTGTAGCTATTGGTTCCCTTATAGTTTCCGTCGTTGGGTCAACTCGGTCTATACTCAAGTCAGTACGCCAGAGATTAAAAGTAGCTGATGTGAGGCCTGAAAACTGGTTTGGAAAAGTGGCATACTATACGACCCAGTATATTCTTGCATCTATTGGTTGGACCATTAGACATGTCAACCGCAATGCTTACATCATG ATTGCAATCACCGGTGAAACGTTTTTCAGTGCTTCTGCTATTGCAACAGATCTAATCAGGAATAACATTCTCAGAATAGGAAAGGTTAATGTTATTGGTGATGTTATTCTCTTCCTTGGGAAGTTGTCTATGAGCCTTGCAAGCGCCTTATTTGCATTCCTAATGTTGGACACTCATAGATACAAGAGTTCCCACAACAAAGTCTCCTCACCATTGTTTCCTGTTCTA GTGTGCTCAGCTCTTGGTTATGTTGTTGCTACACTTTTCTTTGCAGTGGTGGAAGTATCTATTGACACTATCATCCTATCCTACTGCCAAGATTCGGAGGAGCATCAAGGGAATGCACGATATGCTCCTCCTCTTCTCCTTGAAACCCTCGATGACGATAATGAGATGCAAAGACTGACTCAATGA
- the LOC108205102 gene encoding allantoinase isoform X2 — protein MELKKWKLLTLLLPLVAYLLLFAIKNFSKPSVRSCSLLPHDHYWIASKRIVTPQGIISGAVEVNGGLIKSLIKEGDWQGRVHTEQVIDYGEAVIMPGLVDVHAHLDDPGRTEWEGFPSGTRAAAAGGITTLIDMPLNSFPSTVSEETLKLKIEAAEGNIFVDVGFWGGLVPENAFNASALEGLLNAGVLGLKSFMCPSGINDFPMTNSTHIKEGLSVLAKYRRPLLVHAEIEQESEELKNEVDDPRSYSTYLKTRPASWEQAAIRELLTVTKDTRAGGPSEGAHLHIVHLSDSGDSLDLIKEAKRSGDSLTVETCPHYLAFSSEEIPDGDTRFKCSPPIRGAANKEKLWEALMDGYIDMLSSDHSPSVPELKLFDRGDFLRAWGGISSLQFVLPVTWSIGRKHGITLEQIALWWSAKPSKLAGQDLKGAIAIGNHADIVVWQPEMEFELNDDHPIYLKHPSISAYMGSKLFGKVLGTFVRGNLVFAEGKHAPAACGSPILAR, from the exons ATGGAGTTGAAGAAATGGAAGCTTTTGACTCTTTTGCTACCACTTGTTGCATATCTTCTCCTCTTTGCCATCAAGAACTTCTCCaag CCCTCTGTGAGAAGTTGCAGCCTCCTTCCTCATGACCACTACTGGATAGCTAGCAAGCGTATTGTAACGCCACAAGGGATCATTTCTGGCGCAG TTGAGGTGAATGGAGGCCTTATCAAATCGTTGATCAAAGAAGGGGATTGGCAAGGAAGGGTCCATACTGAGCAAGTCATTGATTATGGGGAGGCTGTTATAATGCCTGGTTTGGTTGATGT ACATGCTCACCTCGATGATCCTGGAAGAACAGAGTGGGAAGGGTTTCCTTCAGGGACTAGAGCAGCTGCTGCTG GTGGGATAACAACATTAATAGATATGCCTCTCAACAGTTTCCCGTCTACAGTTTCCGAAGAAACTTTAAAGCTTAAG ATTGAGGCTGCAGAGGGAAATATCTTTGTAGATGTTG GTTTCTGGGGCGGTCTAGTTCCTGAAAATGCTTTCAATGCAAGTGCTCTTGAGGGTCTCCTGAATGCTGGTGTTCTTGGATTGAAG TCTTTCATGTGTCCTTCAGGAATCAACGACTTCCCAATGACCAATTCCACCCACATTAAG gaGGGACTATCAGTACTTGCAAAGTACAGAAGACCTTTACTTGTACATGCAGAGATTGAGCAAGAATCTGAGGAATTGAAAAATGAGGTTGATGATCCTCGATCATATTCTACATATCTTAAGACCAGGCCTGCCTCATG GGAACAGGCAGCTATCAGGGAACTCTTGACAGTGACAAAAGATACGAGGGCTGGTGGCCCTTCAGAAGGAGCTCATCTTCACATTGTACATCTATCTGATTCAGGAGATTCCTTAGATCTTATCAAG GAAGCAAAACGTAGTGGTGATAGTTTAACTGTTGAAACTTGCCCTCATTACTTGGCATTTTCATCCGAAGAGATTCCTGATGGGGATACACGATTCAAATGTTCTCCACCTATTCGCGGTGCAGCAAATAAAGAAAAACTTTGGGAGGCCTTGATG GATGGATATATTGACATGTTAAGCTCTGATCATTCACCTTCTGTACCAGAACTCAAACTCTTTGATAGAGGGGATTTTCTAAGAGCTTGGGGTGGCATATCATCTTTGCAG TTTGTTCTTCCAGTAACATGGTCAATTGGGCGTAAACATGGAATAACTTTGGAACAAATAGCATTGTGGTGGAGTGCTAAGCCCTCGAAACTTGCTGGCCAGGATTTGAAG GGTGCCATTGCAATAGGGAACCATGCAGATATTGTTGTGTGGCAGCCGGAAATGGAATTTGAACTCAATGATGATCATCCTATATACCTTAAGCATCCT AGTATCTCGGCCTACATGGGATCTAAACTCTTCGGAAAAGTGTTGGGAACTTTTGTGAGAGGAAACCTTGTCTTTGCAGAGGGAAAGCATGCTCCTGCTGCCTGTGGTTCTCCAATCCTAGCCAGATAA
- the LOC108204966 gene encoding monothiol glutaredoxin-S17 has translation MGGGSVKDLVSKAELDEKVKIGEPVIIHFWASWCDASKQMDQVFSHLSIDFPHALFLRAEAEELPEVSEAFSVSAVPYFVFFKDGKVIDTLEGADPSGLANKVAKVAGSVKSGDPAAPASLGLAAGPMILETVKDLVADNGSTKADSQLISGISEGLKKRLQQIINSHEVMLFMKGNPQEPQCGFSRKVVDILKEYDVKFGSFDILTDNEVREGLKKFSNWPTYPQLYCKGELIGGSDIVIAMHEGGELTEVFGDHGIKSSHSREAKVTEAEIGKGGISGSSGLSATLTSRLEGLINSGSVMLFMKGKPDEPKCGFSRKVVDILREEKVEFESFDILSDEEVRQGLKVYSNWSSYPQLYIKGELIGGSDIVLEMQKSGELKNVLAEKGIIQKQTLEDRLKKLISSSPVMLFMKGTPDAPRCGFSSKVVNALNEEGVEFGSFDILSDEEVRQGLKTFSNWPTFPQLYYKGELMGGCDIVMELKENHELKSTLSE, from the exons ATGGGTGGTGGGTCAGTGAAAGATTTGGTGTCAAAGGCAGAGCTTGATGAGAAAGTGAAGATAGGTGAACCTGTGATTATTCACTTCTGGGCTTCTTGGTGTGATGCTTCTAAGCAGATGGACCAAGTCTTTTCTCATCTCTCCATTGATTTCCCCCATGCCCTCTTTCTAAGG GCTGAAGCTGAAGAACTACCAGAGGTTTCAGAGGCATTTTCTGTTTCTGCTGTACCATATTTTGTCTTCTTTAAG GATGGCAAGGTTATTGATACTTTGGAAGGTGCAGATCCATCTGGTTTGGCTAATAAAGTTGCCAAAGTTGCTGGCTCTGTCAAATCTGGGGATCCTGCAGCTCCTGCTAGCCTAGGGTTGGCTGCGGGGCCTATGATTCTTGAAACTGTGAAGGACCTAGTTGCGGATAATGGTTCTACTAAAGCTGACAGCCAATTGATATCTGGGATTAGTGAAGGCCTTAAAAAGCGACTCCAGCAGATTATTAACTCACATGAAGTCATGCTTTTTATGAAAGGAAACCCTCAAGAGCCCCAATGCGGTTTTAGTCGCAAAGTCGTTGACATTTTGAAGGAATATGATGTAAAATTTGGAAGTTTTGATATTCTGACTGACAATGAGGTTCGTGAGGGTTTGAAGAAGTTCTCTAATTGGCCAACTTATCCTCAACTATACTGCAAAGGAGAGCTTATTGGTGGGTCTGATATTGTTATTGCTATGCATGAGGGTGGTGAGCTAACAGAAGTATTTGGGGATCATGGTATTAAAAGTTCACATTCAAGGGAGGCGAAAGTGACTGAAGCAGAGATCGGAAAGGGTGGCATCTCAGGTTCCTCTGGCCTGAGTGCTACCTTGACCTCTCGTTTGGAAGGTCTCATCAATTCAGGCTCCGTAATGTTATTTATGAAAGGGAAACCTGATGAACCAAAATGTGGTTTTAGCCGAAAGGTGGTCGATATTCTTCGAGAGGAGAAAGTGGAATTTGAAAGTTTTGATATTCTTTCTGATGAAGAAGTGAGACAAGGTCTTAAAGTTTACTCAAACTGGTCCAGTTATCCTCAGTTATACATAAAGGGTGAACTCATTGGTGGGTCTGACATTGTCTTGGAGATGCAGAAGAGCGGAGAGCTCAAAAACGTTTTAGCTGAGAAAGGGATCATTCAGAAGCAAACTCTTGAAGATCGTTTAAAGAAGTTGATTTCATCTTCTCCTGTAATGCTCTTCATGAAGGGCACCCCAGATGCCCCAAGGTGTGGTTTCAGCTCCAAGGTAGTCAATGCTCTGAACGAGGAAGGGGTGGAATTTGGGTCTTTTGATATTCTCTCTGACGAAGAAGTGAGACAGGGATTAAAGACTTTCTCAAACTGGCCAACATTTCCGCAGCTTTACTACAAAGGTGAACTGATGGGAGGTTGTGATATAGTGATGGAGCTGAAGGAAAACCATGAGCTCAAATCCACTCTATCTGAATAA
- the LOC108224001 gene encoding uncharacterized protein LOC108224001 — protein sequence MAASSKWACLPVLLLVSLVGLASARMFSLYSDDHSAKAYSKSDDHVPIDGFKRKLAVNPSQAAGRRDDHSSVATTMANTEHIQDLPNDHDWLFEKDQALMAGEDAGAKKAVDGEGDDKYKSLRFPTDKDWDELMTGLKNAKIDNTDGAFADEKCGSVLCSWGWRRGYNWGYGGYGGGGGGGGGGGGGYWGGGGGGGGGGGGFGGGGGGGGGGGGYGGGGWGGYGGGSWGGWGGYGGGGWGGYGGGGWGGYAALKDNSNKAASETKTNTAIAPAPMTVREAINTP from the coding sequence ATGGCTGCATCGAGCAAATGGGCTTGCTTGCCCGTGCTGTTGCTAGTTTCTCTCGTCGGCCTAGCTTCTGCACGTATGTTCTCACTCTACAGTGATGATCATTCTGCGAAAGCTTACTCTAAATCTGATGACCATGTTCCTATAGATGGTTTTAAACGTAAACTAGCTGTTAATCCATCACAAGCTGCTGGACGTAGGGATGATCATTCTTCTGTAGCCACGACGATGGCTAACACAGAGCATATTCAAGATTTACCTAATGATCACGACTGGCTGTTTGAGAAGGATCAAGCATTGATGGCTGGCGAGGATGCTGGGGCGAAAAAAGCTGTTGATGGAGAAGGGGATGACAAGTACAAGTCCCTTAGGTTTCCAACTGATAAGGACTGGGATGAACTTATGACTGGTTTAAAGAATGCGAAGATAGATAATACTGATGGTGCTTTTGCTGATGAGAAGTGTGGCAGTGTATTATGTAGTTGGGGCTGGCGTCGTGGTTACAATTGGGGATATGGTGGCTACGGTGGTGGGGGTGGCGGCGGCGGTGGTGGAGGAGGCGGCTATTGGGGCGGGGGTGGCGGTGGTGGAGGCGGCGGTGGTGGTTTTGGTGGTGGAGGCGGCGGTGGTGGGGGTGGAGGAGGctatggtggtggtggttggggTGGCTATGGTGGTGGCAGTTGGGGCGGTTGGGGCGGCTATGGTGGTGGCGGCTGGGGCGGCTATGGTGGCGGCGGTTGGGGTGGCTATGCTGCATTGAAAGATAATTCTAACAAGGCTGCATCTGAAACTAAAACTAATACAGCAATTGCCCCGGCACCAATGACAGTTAGAGAGGCCATAAACACACCCTAA
- the LOC108205102 gene encoding allantoinase isoform X3, translating into MPGLVDVHAHLDDPGRTEWEGFPSGTRAAAAGGITTLIDMPLNSFPSTVSEETLKLKIEAAEGNIFVDVGFWGGLVPENAFNASALEGLLNAGVLGLKSFMCPSGINDFPMTNSTHIKEGLSVLAKYRRPLLVHAEIEQESEELKNEVDDPRSYSTYLKTRPASWEQAAIRELLTVTKDTRAGGPSEGAHLHIVHLSDSGDSLDLIKEAKRSGDSLTVETCPHYLAFSSEEIPDGDTRFKCSPPIRGAANKEKLWEALMDGYIDMLSSDHSPSVPELKLFDRGDFLRAWGGISSLQFVLPVTWSIGRKHGITLEQIALWWSAKPSKLAGQDLKGAIAIGNHADIVVWQPEMEFELNDDHPIYLKHPSISAYMGSKLFGKVLGTFVRGNLVFAEGKHAPAACGSPILAR; encoded by the exons ATGCCTGGTTTGGTTGATGT ACATGCTCACCTCGATGATCCTGGAAGAACAGAGTGGGAAGGGTTTCCTTCAGGGACTAGAGCAGCTGCTGCTG GTGGGATAACAACATTAATAGATATGCCTCTCAACAGTTTCCCGTCTACAGTTTCCGAAGAAACTTTAAAGCTTAAG ATTGAGGCTGCAGAGGGAAATATCTTTGTAGATGTTG GTTTCTGGGGCGGTCTAGTTCCTGAAAATGCTTTCAATGCAAGTGCTCTTGAGGGTCTCCTGAATGCTGGTGTTCTTGGATTGAAG TCTTTCATGTGTCCTTCAGGAATCAACGACTTCCCAATGACCAATTCCACCCACATTAAG gaGGGACTATCAGTACTTGCAAAGTACAGAAGACCTTTACTTGTACATGCAGAGATTGAGCAAGAATCTGAGGAATTGAAAAATGAGGTTGATGATCCTCGATCATATTCTACATATCTTAAGACCAGGCCTGCCTCATG GGAACAGGCAGCTATCAGGGAACTCTTGACAGTGACAAAAGATACGAGGGCTGGTGGCCCTTCAGAAGGAGCTCATCTTCACATTGTACATCTATCTGATTCAGGAGATTCCTTAGATCTTATCAAG GAAGCAAAACGTAGTGGTGATAGTTTAACTGTTGAAACTTGCCCTCATTACTTGGCATTTTCATCCGAAGAGATTCCTGATGGGGATACACGATTCAAATGTTCTCCACCTATTCGCGGTGCAGCAAATAAAGAAAAACTTTGGGAGGCCTTGATG GATGGATATATTGACATGTTAAGCTCTGATCATTCACCTTCTGTACCAGAACTCAAACTCTTTGATAGAGGGGATTTTCTAAGAGCTTGGGGTGGCATATCATCTTTGCAG TTTGTTCTTCCAGTAACATGGTCAATTGGGCGTAAACATGGAATAACTTTGGAACAAATAGCATTGTGGTGGAGTGCTAAGCCCTCGAAACTTGCTGGCCAGGATTTGAAG GGTGCCATTGCAATAGGGAACCATGCAGATATTGTTGTGTGGCAGCCGGAAATGGAATTTGAACTCAATGATGATCATCCTATATACCTTAAGCATCCT AGTATCTCGGCCTACATGGGATCTAAACTCTTCGGAAAAGTGTTGGGAACTTTTGTGAGAGGAAACCTTGTCTTTGCAGAGGGAAAGCATGCTCCTGCTGCCTGTGGTTCTCCAATCCTAGCCAGATAA
- the LOC108206971 gene encoding tetraspanin-19 yields MEKTVKTSLQLMLKVFNSVAGLAGIAMIMYGLWLIRVWQTDMKGTSSEDQTSFPWFVHAFIGLGISFCAITCLGHFAAHTAYSHFLSGYISVMSILLFVETLMMAHLFLSLEWEKDLPEDPTVRFDDFKDYVESELSMFKWLAVLIVLTQGVSIILATAVKALRTDLEMSYGCDEDSVPHLLPYSSVQQLPSIVGGPYFAFADYV; encoded by the exons ATGGAGAAAACAGTAAAGACCTCCCTTCAACTAATGCTGAAGGTTTTCAACTCTGTCGCGGGACTGGCTGGGATCGCGATGATCATGTATGGCTTATGGTTGATTCGAGTATGGCAGACCGACATGAAAGGAACATCTTCTGAGGATCAAACTTCATTTCCATG GTTTGTACATGCTTTTATTGGCCTGGGAATCAGCTTCTGTGCCATTACATGCCTAGGCCACTTTGCTGCTCACACTGCTTACTCACATTTCCTCTCTGGT TATATATCTGTTATGTCTATTCTTCTCTTTGTAGAGACTCTCATGATGGCACACCTATTTCTCAGTCTTGAATGGGAGAAG GACTTACCAGAGGACCCAACAGTGAGATTTGATGATTTCAAAGATTATGTGGAGTCAGAGTTGAGTATGTTCAAATGGCTTGCGGTGTTGATTGTTCTAACACAG GGAGTATCAATCATTTTGGCCACAGCTGTTAAAGCACTGAGAACAGACCTGGAAATGTCCTATGGCTGCGACGAAGATTCTGTCCCTCACCTTCTTCCATATTCTTCAGTTCAGCAACTTCCCAGCATAGTCGGTGGACCGTACTTCGCCTTTGCCGACTATGTCTGA
- the LOC108206957 gene encoding sphingolipid delta(4)-desaturase DES1-like, protein MVEMGQDFYWSHTDEPHASRRRLILSKYPQIKDLFGPDPWAFLKITLVVLIQLWTATFLYDAGWVKILMIAYFFGSFLNHNLFLAIHELSHNLAFSTPVYNRCLGIFANLPIGVPMSVTFQKYHLEHHRFQGVDGVDMDIPTLTEAHIVTNVIAKSIWVIFQLFFYALRPLFVKPKPPGIWELINFTIQLALDASVVYIWGWKSFGYMILSTFVGGGMHPMAGHFISEHYVFKEEQETYSYYGPLNLMTWNVGYHNEHHDFPRIAGYKLHKVKEIAPEYYENLDSYRSWSQVIYMYLMDCTVGPYSRMKRKLSTKRAN, encoded by the exons ATGGTTGAGATGGGTCAAGATTTTTACTGGTCACACACTGATGAGCCTCATGCTTCTCGTAGGAGACTCATCCTTTCCAAGTATCCTCAAATTAAAGATCTTTTTGGGCCTGATCCTTGGGCTTTTCTTAAG ATTACTTTGGTGGTTCTGATTCAGTTGTGGACTGCAACTTTCCTTTACGATGCTGGTTGGGTGAAGATCCTGATGATAGCATACTTCTTTGGTTctttcctcaaccacaatctaTTCTTAGCCATTCATGAGCTCAGTCACAACCTTGCCTTCTCCACTCCAGTCTACAACCGTTGCCTAGGCATTTTTGCAAACCTACCAATTGGGGTACCCATGTCTGTCACCTTTCAAAAATATCATCTCGAACATCATCGCTTTCAAGGTGTTGATGGTGTTGATATGGACATTCCAACTCTCACTGAAGCTCATATTGTTACAAATGTTATTGCAAAATCCATATGGGTCATCTTTCAACTCTTCTTTTATGCTCTTCGTCCTTTATTTGTCAAACCAAAACCCCCTGGTATATGGGAGCTCATAAATTTTACCATCCAGCTAGCCCTTGATGCCTCTGTAGTTTACATCTGGGGTTGGAAGTCTTTTGGCTATATGATCCTGTCCACGTTTGTTGGAGGTGGTATGCATCCAATGGCTGGTCACTTCATCTCTGAACATTATGTCTTCAAAGAGGAACAAGAAACATACTCTTACTATGGTCCCTTAAATCTTATGACATGGAATGTAGGTTACCACAACGAACACCATGATTTTCCGAGAATCGCGGGTTACAAGCTTCACAAGGTGAAGGAGATTGCACCAGAATATTATGAGAATTTGGATTCATATAGATCTTGGAGCCAGGTAATTTACATGTATTTAATGGATTGCACCGTTGGGCCCTATAGTAGGATGAAGAGGAAATTGTCAACTAAAAGAGCAAACTGA